A window of Spirochaetota bacterium contains these coding sequences:
- a CDS encoding cupin domain-containing protein, with protein MAHVRIDELPGKTIAPGIMLRSVHLERLMVTFVTLGEGAVLPLHAHPHEQITVVIAGALKFTLEGEDHTLRAGDAITIPPGAKHAAAALDGPCTVYDSWSPVRDDYILSDRHTQQGLTESCEVADSNPPDPELAAILKTAKTVAVVGLSDNPERDSFKVARYLKEHGYRVIPINPARKEILGERSYPDLASVPEKIDVVDIFRQVDAIPGIVDEAIKINAGAVWMQLGLAHRESAEKAKAAGLKAVQGRCMKIEYGKLIEHAGGDCAPSGR; from the coding sequence ATGGCGCACGTGCGCATAGACGAGCTTCCTGGAAAAACCATAGCCCCGGGAATAATGCTGCGGTCGGTGCATCTCGAACGGCTCATGGTGACATTCGTCACCCTTGGAGAGGGAGCGGTCCTTCCGCTTCACGCGCATCCCCACGAGCAAATCACCGTGGTCATTGCGGGGGCGCTCAAGTTCACGCTGGAGGGCGAGGATCACACCCTTCGCGCGGGGGACGCGATCACGATACCGCCCGGTGCGAAGCATGCGGCGGCCGCGTTGGATGGACCATGCACGGTATACGATTCATGGAGCCCCGTAAGGGATGACTACATACTATCGGACCGCCATACGCAGCAGGGATTGACGGAATCGTGCGAAGTCGCGGATTCGAACCCGCCTGACCCGGAACTCGCCGCGATATTAAAGACCGCGAAAACGGTAGCGGTTGTGGGCTTATCGGACAATCCCGAACGGGACAGCTTCAAGGTGGCGAGATATTTGAAGGAACACGGATATCGCGTCATTCCCATAAATCCCGCCAGGAAAGAGATACTGGGGGAGAGGAGCTACCCGGACCTGGCCTCGGTGCCCGAAAAGATCGACGTGGTCGACATATTCCGCCAGGTTGACGCGATCCCGGGCATCGTGGACGAGGCCATAAAGATCAATGCGGGTGCGGTCTGGATGCAACTGGGACTGGCGCATCGCGAATCGGCGGAAAAAGCGAAGGCGGCGGGTCTCAAGGCGGTCCAGGGGAGATGCATGAAAATCGAATACGGGAAACTTATCGAACATGCGGGAGGGGACTGCGCGCCCTCAGGGCGATGA